One genomic window of Euleptes europaea isolate rEulEur1 chromosome 8, rEulEur1.hap1, whole genome shotgun sequence includes the following:
- the TRIM55 gene encoding tripartite motif-containing protein 55 isoform X2 has protein sequence MSTSLNYKSFSKEQQTMDNLEKQLICPICLEIFTKPVVILPCQHNLCRKCASDIFQASNPYLPTRGGTTVASGGRFRCPSCRHEVVLDRHGVYGLQRNLLVENIIDIYKQESTRPERKTEQPMCEEHEDEKINIYCLSCEVPTCSMCKVFGAHKDCQVAPLTNVFQRQKSDLSDGIAVLVGSNDRIQGIINQLEETCRTVEECCKRQKEQLCEKFDYLYAILEDRKGEMTQIITRSQEEKLEHVRSLIKKHSDHLEAVSKLVESGIQFMEEPEMAVFLQNAKALLQKITEASKAFQMEKIEPGYENLSHFTVSLNREEKIIREIDFYREEEDEEEDAVEGEEFDEVHTESSGEEDEVSELPSQQPQQDTPAKDTSAVPQTNSAPSLPPPPSDAATTTPNQGEVVLVTTQQPAEPEGVMQSNGELTDPLLYPSWYKVQPQQTSNPNTVPVAENRQVGPSVPVEVNVKKTETATANGSSAVSGKEANTPAATSQAGSDPSSQEQGERPPGSNERAEEPARHVFSFSWLNSLNE, from the exons ATGAGCACCTCCCTTAATTATAAGTCTTTTTCCAAAGAACAGCAAACTATGGATAACTTAGAGAAGCAACTTATTTGTCCCATATGTTTAGAGATATTTACGAAGCCGGTGGTTATCCTTCCCTGTCAACACAACCTCTGCAGAAAATGTGCCAGTGATATCTTCCAG GCCTCAAACCCATACCTGCCAACCAGAGGAGGCACCACTGTTGCATCAGGAGGTCGGTTCCGCTGCCCCTCTTGCAGACACGAAGTGGTTCTGGACAGACATGGTGTGTATGGTCTTCAAAGGAACCTTTTGGTGGAAAATATCATTGATATATACAAGCAGGAATCTACCAG GCCTGAAAGAAAAACTGAACAGCCGATGTGTGAAGAACACGAAGATGAGAAAATTAATATTTATTGCCTGAGTTGTGAAGTGCCCACATGTTCAATGTGCAAAGTTTTTGGTGCTCATAAAGATTGCCAGGTTGCGCCTCTCACAAATGTTTTCCAAAGGCAAAAG TCTGATCTCAGTGATGGTATTGCAGTATTAGTGGGAAGTAATGACAGAATACAAGGAATTATAAATCAGTTGGAGGAAACCTGCAGAACAGTTGAG GAATGCTGCAAAAGACAAAAGGAGCAATTATGTGAAAAATTTGATTATTTGTATGCCATACTAGAAGATAGAAAAGGTGAGATGACGCAAATAATCACTCGGAGTCAAGAGGAGAAATTGGAACATGTCCGGTCTCTGATTAAAAAGCATTCAGACCATTTGGAGGCAGTATCCAAACTGGTGGAATCAGGCATCCAATTCATGGAAGAACCAGAAATGGCCGTATTTTTACAG AATGCCAAAGCGTTGCTACAAAA AATTACTGAAGCCTCTAAAGCATTTCAGATGGAAAAAATAGAGCCTGGCTATGAAAACCTGAGCCACTTCACAGTCAGCCTCAACAGAGAAGAAAAGATAATACGAGAAATTGATTTTTACAGAG AGGAAGAAGATGAGGAGGAAGATGCTGTTGAAGGTGAAGAATTTGATGAAGTCCACACAGAGTCATCTGGTGAGGAGGATGAAGTGTCTGAACTGCCATCTCAGCAGCCCCAACAGGATACTCCAGCAAAGGACACATCGGCTGTACCTCAGACTAACTCAGCACCATCACTGCCACCTCCACCATCAGATGCTGCCACCACTACACCTAATCAA GGCGAAGTTGTGCTGGTTACTACTCAACAGCCTGCTGAACCAGAAGGTGTTATGCAATCAAATGGAGAGCTGACCGATCCTTTGCTTTACCCTAGCTGGTATAAGGTTCAGCCACAGCAAACAAGCAATCCAAATACAGTCCCAGTGGCCGAAAACAGGCAGGTAGGGCCTTCTGTTCCTGTAGAGGTGAATGTAAAGAAGACAGAGACAGCTACAGCCAATGGGAGCTCTGCTGTGAGtggtaaggaagcaaacacaccCGCGGCTACTTCGCAG